In Mesorhizobium sp. 113-3-3, a genomic segment contains:
- a CDS encoding flagellar hook-basal body complex protein FliE, translated as MIVNGIGALNLKPGLGDTATDLLQGGVAPAISGNLGTSFAEAVSQAASKTVNTLQNAEQVSLQALKGDADTRQVVDAVMSAQQALQTAVAIRDKVVSAYLEVSRMGI; from the coding sequence ATGATCGTGAACGGCATCGGCGCGCTTAACCTGAAGCCCGGGCTGGGCGATACGGCGACCGACCTGCTTCAGGGCGGTGTCGCGCCGGCGATATCAGGCAACCTTGGCACCTCCTTCGCCGAAGCGGTGAGCCAGGCAGCCTCCAAGACCGTCAACACGCTGCAGAATGCCGAACAGGTGTCGCTCCAGGCGCTCAAGGGCGATGCCGACACCCGCCAGGTCGTCGATGCCGTGATGAGCGCCCAGCAGGCGCTTCAGACCGCCGTCGCCATCCGCGACAAGGTCGTTTCGGCCTATCTCGAAGTCAGTCGAATGGGCATTTGA
- the flgC gene encoding flagellar basal body rod protein FlgC, with translation MDALTAALKVAASGLGAQSERLRVVSENLANAQSTGTTPGADPYRRKTISFVSELDRASGSSTVEVNSIDRDPSDFPVEFQPGNEAADEKGYVKMPNVNVLIEMADMTEANRSYEANLQVVKQARDLISMTIDLMRNQ, from the coding sequence ATGGACGCACTGACCGCAGCCCTGAAAGTCGCAGCATCCGGCCTCGGCGCCCAGTCCGAGCGCCTGCGCGTGGTTTCGGAAAACCTCGCCAATGCCCAGTCGACCGGCACCACGCCCGGCGCCGACCCGTATCGGCGCAAGACCATCAGCTTCGTCTCGGAGCTCGACCGGGCCTCGGGCAGCTCGACGGTTGAAGTGAACTCGATCGATCGCGATCCGAGTGACTTTCCCGTCGAATTCCAGCCCGGCAACGAGGCCGCCGACGAGAAGGGCTACGTCAAGATGCCCAATGTCAACGTGCTGATCGAAATGGCCGACATGACCGAGGCCAACCGCTCCTACGAGGCCAACCTGCAAGTCGTGAAGCAGGCGCGCGACCTCATTTCAATGACCATCGACCTGATGAGGAACCAATGA
- the flgB gene encoding flagellar basal body rod protein FlgB gives MEPVSLFDLAAKQAQWLSVRQSAIAGNIANANTPGYTANDVEPFEKVLDRTAVSLRTTEAGHLGSAATNAGFTIKPQEDDGVVLPSKNSVVLEDQLLKAGEVRRSFELNTAIVKAFHSMMMMAVKS, from the coding sequence ATGGAGCCCGTTTCCCTTTTCGATCTCGCCGCCAAGCAAGCGCAATGGCTTTCCGTGCGCCAGTCGGCGATCGCCGGCAACATCGCCAACGCCAACACGCCCGGCTACACGGCAAACGATGTCGAGCCCTTCGAAAAGGTGCTCGACCGCACGGCTGTGTCGCTGCGGACCACCGAGGCCGGCCATCTCGGCAGCGCGGCGACCAATGCCGGCTTCACCATCAAGCCGCAGGAAGATGACGGCGTGGTCCTCCCGTCCAAGAACTCGGTCGTGCTTGAGGACCAGCTTCTCAAGGCAGGCGAGGTGCGCCGCTCCTTCGAGCTCAACACGGCGATCGTCAAGGCCTTCCACTCGATGATGATGATGGCGGTGAAGAGCTGA
- the fliI gene encoding flagellar protein export ATPase FliI — protein MPLDRSSIRAPERQLQPAPEDRLAALERVIRRFGNTDGLVKRGGLVTEVTSTHYKVRGLSDFARLGDIVEQHGQSGARRGEIVKISRDEVVVAPFERSADAGIGDAVFRRGPLAVAPHDSWRGRAIDALTRAIDGGPPLIRGEDLSGGTTTPGAMARQRVGTAFMTGVKVIDIFTPLCFGQRMGVFAGSGVGKSTLLAMLAGADAFDTVVVALIGERGREVREFLEDTIGDSMAKTVAVVATSDESAMMRRRAPDTAMRVAEHFRDQGQRVLLVLDSITRFAHALREVATGTGEPPVARGYPASVFTELPKLLERAGPGAEGKGSITAIISVLVDGDDHNDPVADSVRGILDGHVVLDRAIAEQGRYPPVNPLSSISRLAGKAWSVEQRALVTRLKSMISRFEDTRDIRLLGAYQGGADAELDIAVRQVPLIYEALTQSPRDRPSADPFSDLARHLKGKLNAESGD, from the coding sequence ATGCCGCTCGACCGGTCCTCCATCCGTGCACCCGAAAGGCAACTCCAGCCGGCGCCCGAGGATCGGCTCGCCGCGCTGGAACGCGTTATCAGGCGTTTCGGCAACACCGACGGGCTGGTCAAGCGTGGCGGACTCGTAACCGAAGTCACGTCCACGCACTACAAGGTGCGCGGCCTTTCCGATTTCGCCAGGCTGGGCGACATCGTCGAGCAGCACGGCCAGTCCGGCGCGCGCCGCGGCGAGATCGTCAAGATCAGCCGCGACGAGGTCGTCGTCGCTCCCTTCGAACGCTCAGCCGATGCCGGTATCGGCGATGCCGTGTTCCGCCGGGGTCCGCTCGCGGTGGCGCCGCACGATTCATGGCGCGGCCGCGCCATCGACGCGCTCACCCGGGCGATCGATGGCGGTCCGCCGCTGATCAGGGGCGAAGACCTGTCGGGTGGCACCACGACGCCCGGCGCCATGGCGCGGCAGCGTGTCGGCACCGCCTTCATGACCGGCGTCAAGGTCATCGACATCTTCACGCCGCTGTGCTTCGGCCAGCGCATGGGCGTCTTTGCGGGTTCGGGCGTTGGCAAGTCGACGTTGCTCGCCATGCTCGCCGGCGCCGATGCGTTCGACACCGTCGTCGTGGCGCTCATCGGCGAACGCGGCCGCGAGGTCCGTGAATTCCTCGAGGACACGATCGGCGACAGCATGGCCAAGACCGTGGCCGTCGTCGCCACCAGCGACGAGAGCGCCATGATGCGCAGGCGCGCGCCCGATACCGCCATGCGGGTCGCCGAGCACTTTCGCGACCAGGGCCAGCGTGTGCTCCTGGTGCTGGATTCGATCACCCGCTTCGCCCACGCATTGCGCGAGGTGGCGACGGGAACCGGCGAGCCGCCGGTCGCCCGCGGCTATCCCGCCTCGGTTTTCACCGAACTCCCCAAATTGCTCGAGCGCGCCGGACCGGGGGCTGAAGGCAAGGGGTCGATCACCGCCATCATTTCCGTGCTGGTCGACGGTGACGACCACAATGATCCGGTCGCCGATTCCGTGCGCGGCATCCTCGATGGCCATGTCGTGCTCGACCGCGCGATCGCCGAACAGGGCCGCTATCCGCCAGTCAATCCGCTGTCATCCATATCGCGCCTTGCCGGCAAGGCCTGGAGCGTCGAACAGCGCGCTTTGGTGACGCGGCTGAAGTCCATGATCTCGCGCTTCGAGGACACGCGCGACATCCGCCTGCTCGGCGCCTATCAGGGCGGCGCCGACGCCGAACTCGACATCGCCGTGCGCCAGGTGCCGCTGATCTACGAGGCGCTGACGCAATCGCCCAGGGACCGCCCGTCGGCCGATCCGTTCTCCGATCTCGCCCGCCATCTCAAGGGAAAGCTGAATGCCGAATCAGGAGACTGA
- the flgF gene encoding flagellar basal-body rod protein FlgF, producing MRDSLYVALSAQMALERRLDTIADNVANANTVGFRATGVKFEDVVSGAGQKSVSFASSGKTYLSGAHGSLAETGNPFDFAIQGDAWFAIDTPAGTVMTRDGRFSMNENGELMSIEGHPVLDAGGAPIQLDPRNGPPKAGADGSLRQNDQLVGSIGLYNFDPGENFVRYGNSGIVPARTPEPVTDRSDVGIAQGFVEESNVNPVLEMTRLIMVQRAFENTAALMRQTDSSTDEAIKTLGSKS from the coding sequence ATGCGGGACAGTCTATACGTCGCCCTTTCCGCGCAGATGGCGCTCGAGCGCCGGCTCGACACGATCGCCGACAATGTCGCCAACGCCAACACCGTCGGCTTTCGCGCCACCGGCGTGAAATTCGAGGATGTGGTGTCGGGCGCCGGCCAGAAATCGGTGTCGTTCGCCTCGTCGGGCAAGACCTATCTTTCGGGTGCCCACGGTTCCCTCGCCGAGACCGGCAATCCGTTCGATTTCGCCATCCAGGGCGACGCCTGGTTCGCCATCGACACACCGGCCGGCACCGTCATGACCCGCGACGGCCGCTTCTCGATGAACGAGAATGGCGAGCTGATGTCGATCGAAGGCCATCCGGTGCTCGACGCCGGCGGCGCGCCGATCCAGCTCGACCCCCGCAACGGCCCGCCCAAGGCCGGCGCCGATGGCTCGCTGCGCCAGAACGACCAGCTTGTCGGCTCGATCGGCCTCTACAATTTCGACCCCGGCGAGAATTTCGTGCGCTACGGCAATTCCGGCATCGTGCCGGCGCGCACCCCCGAGCCGGTCACCGACCGTTCCGATGTCGGTATCGCCCAGGGTTTCGTCGAGGAATCCAACGTCAATCCAGTGCTGGAGATGACCCGGCTGATCATGGTCCAGCGCGCCTTCGAGAACACCGCGGCCCTGATGCGGCAGACGGATTCCTCAACCGACGAGGCGATCAAGACGCTCGGCTCGAAGTCCTAG
- a CDS encoding DUF1217 domain-containing protein: MLNTFTSYQLITKDINKSIDRIEQQPTVDRDTKYYLANITKVKSIDDFVNNDRLFKYAMKAYGLADMDYAKAFMVKALKEGVSSPNSFANKLTDKRYAQFVSAFNFAANGADATIYNKAQQLVTKNYAIQAQIAGLDPKSDYVKGETAYYLANITKVKSVDDLMSNSRLYTYALAAYGLDSATEDKTLIKQVLQGGVRDPNSVANKQKNPAYAGLASALNFEQYGSNATTINPAQQPTVDKYMRQTLEEDAGKTNEGVRLALYFQRKAPDITSWYDVLADTALASVVRTALGLPDSFATANIDKQAQLFEQKLDLTDFTDPAKLTKFLTRFTSMYEINNPTSTAVSSVSVLFAQPVAAGISTDLMMAMQKLKF; encoded by the coding sequence TTGCTCAATACCTTTACCAGCTACCAGTTGATCACCAAAGACATCAACAAGTCGATCGACCGCATCGAGCAGCAGCCGACGGTCGATCGCGATACCAAATATTACCTGGCCAACATCACCAAGGTGAAATCGATCGACGATTTCGTCAACAATGACCGGCTGTTCAAATATGCCATGAAAGCCTACGGGCTGGCGGACATGGATTACGCCAAGGCCTTCATGGTCAAGGCGCTCAAGGAAGGCGTTTCCAGCCCCAACAGTTTCGCCAACAAGCTGACCGACAAGCGCTATGCCCAGTTCGTCAGCGCCTTCAACTTCGCCGCCAATGGCGCCGACGCGACGATCTACAACAAGGCGCAGCAGCTGGTGACGAAGAACTACGCCATCCAGGCACAGATCGCCGGCCTCGATCCGAAATCCGATTATGTGAAGGGCGAAACGGCCTACTACCTGGCCAACATCACCAAGGTGAAGTCCGTCGACGACCTGATGTCGAACAGCCGGCTCTACACCTACGCGCTGGCCGCATACGGTCTCGACTCGGCGACCGAGGACAAGACCCTGATCAAGCAGGTCCTGCAGGGTGGCGTGCGCGACCCAAACAGCGTCGCCAACAAGCAGAAGAACCCGGCCTACGCGGGACTGGCCTCGGCCCTCAACTTCGAGCAGTACGGCTCGAACGCCACCACCATCAATCCGGCGCAGCAGCCGACCGTCGACAAGTACATGCGCCAGACGCTTGAGGAGGATGCCGGCAAGACCAATGAGGGCGTGCGGCTGGCGCTTTACTTCCAACGCAAGGCGCCCGACATCACCAGCTGGTACGATGTGCTGGCCGATACGGCTCTTGCCAGCGTCGTGCGCACGGCGCTGGGGCTTCCCGATTCCTTCGCCACCGCCAACATCGACAAGCAGGCGCAGTTGTTCGAGCAGAAGCTCGACCTCACGGACTTCACCGATCCCGCGAAGCTCACAAAATTCCTGACCCGCTTCACCAGCATGTACGAGATCAACAATCCGACCTCGACGGCCGTTTCGTCGGTCAGCGTGCTTTTCGCCCAGCCGGTCGCGGCGGGCATCTCCACCGACCTGATGATGGCCATGCAAAAGTTGAAGTTCTGA
- the motA gene encoding flagellar motor stator protein MotA, with amino-acid sequence MGILIGLVVTLGCVLGGFMAMGGHLHVLVQPWEAVVICGAALGTFLVANPMKTVKDTGRGILEAFKQAVPKEQDYLETLGVLHSLMRELRSKSRSEVEAHIDNPEESAIFQAFPTVLKNHDLMNFICDYCRIIIIGNARSHEIEALMDEEIQTIKSDKMKAYHALVAVGDGLPALGIVAAVLGVVKAMGALDQSPEILGGLIGAALVGTFLGIFLSYAVVGPVATKIKTVREKKNRLYIIVKQTLLAYMNGALPQVAIEFGRKTISSYERPTIDAVEQSTMNTGSAEKKAA; translated from the coding sequence GTGGGCATTCTGATTGGACTTGTGGTGACGCTCGGCTGCGTCCTTGGCGGCTTCATGGCCATGGGCGGGCATCTGCACGTGCTGGTCCAACCGTGGGAAGCCGTGGTGATCTGCGGCGCTGCACTGGGCACCTTCCTGGTCGCCAACCCGATGAAGACGGTCAAGGATACCGGCAGGGGCATTCTCGAGGCCTTCAAGCAGGCGGTGCCGAAGGAACAGGATTATCTGGAAACGCTCGGCGTCCTCCACAGCCTGATGCGCGAGCTGCGCTCGAAATCGCGCAGCGAGGTCGAGGCGCATATCGACAATCCGGAAGAATCAGCCATCTTCCAGGCCTTTCCGACAGTGCTCAAGAACCACGATCTGATGAATTTCATCTGCGACTACTGCCGCATCATCATCATCGGCAATGCCCGCTCGCACGAGATCGAGGCGCTGATGGACGAGGAAATCCAGACCATCAAGAGCGACAAGATGAAAGCCTATCACGCGCTGGTCGCGGTCGGCGACGGCCTGCCGGCGCTGGGTATTGTCGCCGCCGTGCTTGGCGTGGTCAAGGCGATGGGCGCACTCGACCAGTCGCCCGAAATCCTAGGCGGCCTGATCGGCGCCGCGCTTGTCGGCACCTTCCTCGGCATCTTCCTGTCCTACGCCGTGGTCGGCCCCGTCGCCACCAAGATCAAGACGGTGCGCGAGAAGAAGAACCGTCTCTACATCATCGTCAAGCAGACGCTGCTCGCCTACATGAACGGCGCGCTGCCGCAGGTGGCGATTGAATTCGGCCGCAAGACCATCTCGTCCTATGAGCGGCCGACCATCGACGCCGTCGAGCAGAGCACGATGAACACCGGCAGCGCCGAGAAGAAGGCCGCTTGA
- a CDS encoding FliM/FliN family flagellar motor switch protein, translating to MTSPGSPAQARSLIIERLVGDSGEADQVIDAGRAMAERAVPLLQKGLSGELGVPVIVDLKAVEVSRVPEARSRAGDNFAMTIVGSPASSDAMTLVIDAAAIAIMVSTLFGGDPDMPASPIERDLSPIEADVSTMVFQEVAQAFNGSGRRSLDLRLPAPRAMSGAEAKRHVLRDGAAIRIVLGISTPVDSGFITVTLPQRVVLVGRDGTAGVVEDDHGTSWRARFSEEVMRSTVALEATMPLTRLTLGDLANLEVGQVIDFDETAQSRARLSARGQTLFVCEFGKLGQNYTVRIRHPFDAGQDFIDGLMPAGAGRA from the coding sequence ATGACCAGCCCAGGCAGCCCCGCGCAAGCGCGCTCGCTGATCATCGAGCGCCTGGTCGGCGACAGCGGCGAGGCTGATCAGGTCATCGACGCCGGCCGCGCCATGGCCGAACGCGCCGTGCCGCTGCTGCAGAAGGGTCTTTCGGGCGAGCTCGGCGTTCCCGTCATCGTCGACCTCAAGGCCGTCGAGGTCAGCCGCGTCCCCGAGGCGCGCTCGCGCGCCGGCGACAATTTCGCCATGACCATCGTCGGCTCGCCGGCATCCTCGGATGCGATGACGCTCGTTATCGACGCCGCCGCGATCGCGATCATGGTCTCGACGCTGTTTGGCGGCGATCCGGATATGCCGGCATCGCCGATCGAGCGCGACCTGTCGCCGATCGAGGCCGATGTTTCGACCATGGTGTTCCAGGAGGTGGCGCAGGCGTTCAACGGATCGGGGCGGCGCTCGCTCGACCTGCGGCTGCCCGCGCCGCGAGCGATGTCGGGCGCCGAGGCGAAGCGGCATGTGCTGCGCGACGGCGCCGCCATCCGCATCGTGCTTGGCATCTCGACGCCGGTCGACAGCGGCTTCATCACCGTGACGCTGCCGCAGCGTGTCGTCCTTGTCGGCCGCGACGGCACCGCCGGCGTCGTCGAGGACGATCATGGCACCAGTTGGCGCGCACGTTTTTCGGAAGAGGTGATGCGTTCGACGGTGGCGCTCGAAGCCACCATGCCGCTGACGCGGCTGACGCTTGGCGACCTTGCCAATCTCGAAGTGGGCCAGGTCATCGACTTCGACGAAACGGCGCAATCACGGGCCCGCCTCAGCGCGCGCGGCCAGACGCTGTTCGTATGCGAGTTCGGCAAACTGGGGCAGAATTACACCGTCCGAATCAGGCATCCTTTCGATGCCGGGCAGGATTTCATCGATGGGCTCATGCCGGCCGGTGCCGGGCGCGCCTGA
- the fliN gene encoding flagellar motor switch protein FliN — protein MAKTKVEAAELDQPDEQLDRAIEELRGVLHEEEQRPDAAFKAAAGANSNVIMNIPVDVQIILGSTEMAVADLMALQKGSTVALNRRIGEPVDVVVNGRKIARGEITVLESDPSRFGIRLTEIIAGTKGA, from the coding sequence ATGGCCAAGACCAAAGTGGAAGCAGCAGAACTCGACCAGCCGGATGAGCAGCTCGACCGCGCCATCGAGGAATTGCGCGGGGTCCTGCATGAGGAGGAGCAACGCCCGGACGCGGCGTTCAAGGCCGCCGCGGGCGCCAATTCCAATGTCATCATGAACATCCCCGTCGATGTCCAGATCATCCTCGGCAGCACCGAGATGGCGGTGGCCGATCTGATGGCGCTGCAGAAGGGCTCGACGGTGGCGCTCAACCGCCGCATCGGCGAACCGGTCGACGTCGTGGTCAACGGCCGCAAGATCGCCCGCGGCGAGATCACGGTGCTCGAAAGCGATCCCTCGCGTTTCGGCATCAGGTTGACCGAGATCATCGCCGGCACGAAGGGCGCCTAG
- a CDS encoding flagellar motor switch protein FliG has product MTPLTTLTRAQKAAAILVAMGKPSASRLLKFFKQEELKALIEGARLLRTIPQSDLERIVAEFEAEFTEGAGLLDSADRMDTILNESLSPEEMNAIMGNKKPEAAPEGPPPIWPDLEKLEPSRLGTFLAGEHPQTAAMVLSKLGPQAAASVLLTLTKPMRGEIIKRMVTMANVPAAATRIVENRLRTSVLSEISTKDTSAGQARVASVLNELDKPLLEEVMQDLEAAGTPDLDGVRARLFAFDDLPLLTQKARVLLFDGLSTELVTLALRGTSAALAEAVLSAIGARSRRMIEAELGQGSEGVPAADILAARKTIVTTTIRLSREGAFELPATQNAA; this is encoded by the coding sequence ATGACGCCGCTGACGACCCTGACGCGCGCGCAAAAGGCGGCCGCCATATTGGTGGCGATGGGCAAGCCGTCCGCCAGCCGCCTGTTGAAATTCTTCAAGCAGGAAGAGCTGAAGGCGCTGATCGAGGGCGCCCGGCTGCTCAGGACCATTCCGCAGAGCGATCTCGAGCGCATCGTCGCCGAGTTCGAGGCCGAGTTCACCGAGGGGGCCGGCCTGCTCGATTCCGCCGACAGGATGGACACCATCCTCAACGAATCGCTGTCGCCCGAAGAGATGAACGCCATCATGGGCAACAAGAAGCCGGAGGCGGCGCCTGAAGGGCCGCCACCGATCTGGCCCGATCTCGAAAAACTCGAACCTTCGCGGCTGGGCACCTTCCTGGCTGGCGAACATCCACAGACGGCTGCCATGGTGCTGTCGAAGCTGGGCCCGCAGGCGGCGGCGAGCGTGCTTTTGACGCTCACGAAACCGATGCGCGGAGAAATCATCAAGCGCATGGTCACGATGGCCAATGTTCCGGCCGCCGCCACCAGGATCGTCGAGAACCGGTTGCGCACCAGCGTGCTGTCGGAAATCTCGACCAAGGACACGTCGGCCGGGCAGGCGCGTGTCGCCAGCGTGCTCAACGAGCTGGACAAGCCGCTGCTCGAGGAGGTCATGCAGGACCTGGAAGCCGCCGGCACGCCCGACCTCGACGGTGTGCGGGCAAGGCTTTTTGCTTTCGACGACCTGCCGCTGCTCACCCAGAAGGCGCGCGTGCTCCTGTTCGACGGACTGTCGACCGAGCTTGTCACGCTGGCGCTGCGCGGCACGTCGGCGGCACTCGCCGAAGCGGTGCTGTCGGCGATCGGCGCGCGGTCGCGGCGCATGATCGAAGCTGAACTCGGCCAGGGCTCGGAGGGCGTGCCTGCCGCCGACATACTGGCGGCACGCAAGACCATCGTGACGACGACAATCCGGCTGTCGCGCGAGGGCGCATTCGAACTTCCCGCGACGCAGAACGCCGCTTAA
- the flhB gene encoding flagellar biosynthesis protein FlhB yields the protein MSDAADKDSKTEEATEKKVRDTIEQGKLPHSRETAILASFVAILVFTVFYAKDAVMNLGMFLSMFLEKPEAWPMNTETDVIDLYKIVMLEVGRAVVSLLVLLTVAGIGASVLQNMPQFVGERIRPQLSRISITKGWNRMFGAQGWVEFLKSLAKVGFAIAVLTFTLSEDHRKLLAGMITNPIAFGLVIRGIAVDILVAIVFVMGLIAAIDIVWSRFHWKQDLRMTKQEVKDEFKQSEGDPIVKSRLRSLARDRARKRMMTAVPRATLIIANPTHFSIALKYVRDEDSAPLVVAKGQDLVALKIREIAKEHNIPIFEDVELARSMYKQVSVDNVIPSQFYQAVAELVRIVYSKKAERRQIS from the coding sequence ATGTCCGACGCCGCCGACAAGGACTCCAAAACCGAAGAGGCGACGGAAAAGAAGGTCCGCGACACGATCGAACAGGGCAAGCTGCCCCATTCGAGGGAAACCGCGATCCTCGCCTCCTTCGTCGCCATACTGGTGTTCACCGTCTTCTATGCAAAGGACGCGGTCATGAACCTCGGCATGTTCCTGTCGATGTTCCTCGAGAAGCCCGAGGCCTGGCCGATGAACACCGAGACCGATGTCATCGATCTCTACAAGATCGTCATGCTGGAAGTGGGCCGCGCCGTCGTCAGCCTGCTGGTGCTTTTGACCGTCGCCGGCATCGGCGCCTCGGTGCTCCAGAACATGCCGCAATTCGTCGGCGAGCGGATCAGGCCGCAGCTTTCGCGCATTTCGATCACCAAGGGCTGGAACCGGATGTTCGGCGCCCAGGGCTGGGTCGAGTTCCTGAAATCCCTGGCAAAGGTCGGCTTCGCCATTGCCGTGCTTACCTTCACGCTGTCGGAGGATCACCGCAAGCTGCTTGCCGGGATGATCACCAATCCGATCGCTTTCGGCCTCGTTATCCGTGGCATCGCGGTCGACATATTGGTGGCGATCGTCTTCGTCATGGGGCTGATCGCGGCGATCGACATCGTCTGGTCGCGCTTCCACTGGAAGCAGGACCTGCGCATGACCAAGCAGGAGGTGAAGGACGAGTTCAAGCAGTCCGAAGGCGATCCGATCGTCAAGTCGCGGCTGCGCTCGCTGGCACGCGACCGCGCGCGCAAGCGGATGATGACGGCGGTGCCGCGCGCGACTCTGATCATCGCCAACCCGACCCACTTCTCGATCGCGTTGAAATATGTGCGCGACGAGGATTCGGCGCCGCTCGTGGTGGCCAAGGGGCAGGATCTGGTGGCGTTGAAAATCCGCGAGATCGCCAAGGAGCACAACATTCCGATCTTCGAGGACGTGGAGCTCGCGCGCTCCATGTACAAGCAAGTTTCGGTTGATAATGTGATCCCGTCGCAATTCTACCAGGCCGTCGCCGAACTGGTGCGGATCGTCTACTCGAAAAAGGCTGAGCGCAGACAGATTTCATGA
- a CDS encoding helix-turn-helix transcriptional regulator, producing the protein MKHADIKDAAEALFNEQRSPFGAFSLSSETHHAVTVPDAVRRCRWISVDINASAFGLYFVSPSPERARLVPCFDSDYPGIAVATKFISGANGEEIVRHTHNSTEPRWWTDDGVAAMAEMFGNLAWTAQISPLAPGTSGIAFPVHADRGQCGLVVFLGSEIALPQDTLYEIHARCFSLFAAVARIRPGDAGRMRAISKRELECLKLTANGNTSEEIARLLKLSVHTANQYLTQSTQKLNAVNRNQAVAKALRLGLIE; encoded by the coding sequence TTGAAACACGCTGACATCAAGGACGCCGCGGAAGCCCTCTTCAACGAGCAGCGCAGCCCCTTCGGCGCCTTCTCGCTCAGCTCCGAAACACATCACGCCGTCACCGTTCCCGATGCCGTGCGCCGCTGCCGCTGGATATCGGTCGACATCAACGCCTCGGCCTTCGGCCTGTACTTCGTCAGCCCGTCGCCGGAACGGGCGCGGCTGGTGCCGTGTTTTGATTCCGACTATCCCGGCATTGCCGTGGCGACGAAGTTCATCTCGGGCGCCAATGGCGAGGAGATCGTGCGCCACACCCACAATTCGACGGAGCCACGCTGGTGGACGGATGACGGCGTCGCGGCCATGGCCGAGATGTTCGGCAACCTTGCCTGGACCGCGCAGATATCCCCCCTGGCGCCCGGCACCAGTGGCATTGCCTTTCCCGTCCACGCCGATCGCGGTCAGTGCGGCCTTGTCGTCTTCCTGGGATCGGAGATCGCGCTGCCACAGGATACGCTCTACGAAATCCACGCCCGCTGCTTTTCCCTGTTCGCCGCTGTCGCCCGTATCCGTCCCGGCGATGCCGGCAGGATGCGCGCCATCTCCAAACGCGAATTGGAATGCCTGAAGCTGACAGCCAACGGCAATACAAGCGAGGAAATCGCGCGGCTCCTGAAGCTTTCGGTCCACACCGCCAACCAGTACCTGACCCAGTCGACGCAGAAGCTCAACGCCGTCAACCGCAACCAGGCGGTCGCCAAGGCGCTGCGGCTGGGCCTGATCGAATGA
- a CDS encoding helix-turn-helix transcriptional regulator: MSSPAALLQSDTLGSRLASRGDLTSFFMELTAEIGADSYMLVAIVHDQDRNDARIVSSNWIFDAIELIGKRLIASLAQGALTVAPGIRPRPLVAAAAPDADGLVSGDEARLLDVLGHAEIYSLRLNVGRQRLFALFSAATPGHIDQPALMKAQLKCCYALSHIPQLIAAAAMQDPLSDRERECLFWVSEGKTTDEVAVILGVSSNTVNSYITHAIQKFAASNRAMAIATAIRSGII; this comes from the coding sequence ATGAGCAGTCCCGCCGCGCTTCTTCAATCCGACACATTGGGCTCGCGCCTGGCGTCGCGCGGTGATCTGACCAGCTTTTTCATGGAACTGACCGCCGAGATCGGCGCCGACAGCTACATGCTGGTTGCCATCGTCCACGACCAGGACCGCAACGACGCGCGCATTGTCTCGTCGAACTGGATTTTCGACGCCATCGAACTGATCGGCAAGCGGCTGATCGCCAGCCTTGCCCAGGGAGCCCTCACCGTCGCGCCCGGCATCCGTCCAAGGCCGCTGGTGGCCGCGGCGGCGCCCGATGCGGACGGGCTGGTCTCCGGCGACGAGGCCCGCCTGCTCGACGTGCTCGGCCATGCCGAGATCTATTCGCTGCGGCTGAATGTCGGCCGCCAGCGGCTGTTCGCCCTGTTCTCGGCGGCGACGCCAGGCCACATCGACCAGCCGGCGCTGATGAAGGCGCAGTTGAAATGCTGCTACGCGCTCTCGCATATCCCGCAGCTGATCGCCGCCGCCGCCATGCAGGATCCGCTGTCCGATCGCGAGCGCGAATGCCTGTTCTGGGTCTCGGAAGGCAAGACCACCGACGAGGTGGCGGTCATCCTTGGCGTCTCCTCCAACACCGTCAACAGCTACATCACCCACGCCATCCAGAAATTCGCGGCCTCCAACCGTGCGATGGCCATCGCCACGGCGATCAGGAGTGGCATCATTTGA